A region of Etheostoma cragini isolate CJK2018 chromosome 2, CSU_Ecrag_1.0, whole genome shotgun sequence DNA encodes the following proteins:
- the LOC117958000 gene encoding phospholipid phosphatase-related protein type 5-like isoform X1: MMDSQLSAQRRAMRSLPDDSGQQKTSTYIVPCFLFVELVIMAGTVLLAYYFEYTDTFPVHIQGFFCFDKAYSKPYPGPEDNSKAPPVLVYSLVTAIPTVTILIGEVTSFFVKAEGAQEKTIVAADCCYFNPLLRRIVRFLGVYSFGLFTTTIFANAGQVVTGNQTPHFLSACRPNYTALGCQSPLHYIAERRACTGNPYLVASARKSFPSKDAALSFYSAIYTVMYVTLVFRTKGTRLTKPTLCLVLLSLAVLVGVVRVTEHRNHWNDVLAGFVTGGAIAAFLVSCVINNFQQTQIAITTPPPPQRREAPIGIPLLSLPRVESPLEKLQGYRILRSHDHQPIPSPAPPDVLLPSRRCLTSAV, from the exons CTGGTTATCATGGCAGGGACCGTTCTGTTGGCGTACTACTTTGAGTACACAGACACGTTCCCCGTGCACATCCAGGGTTTCTTCTGTTTCGACAAAGCCTACTCCAAGCCGTATCCaggaccagaggacaacagcaAGGCGCCGCCTGTACTTGTCTACTCCCTAGTCACCGCCATCCCCACTGTGACG ATTCTGATTGGGGAAGTGACCAGTTTCTTCGTGAAGGCAGAAGGAGCTCAGGAGAAGACCATAGTGGCCGCTGACTGCTGTTATTTCAACCCTCTCCTCCGAAGGATCGTACGTTTTCTGG gtGTCTACTCCTTTGGCCTcttcaccaccaccatcttTGCTAATGCTGGACAAGTAGTTACTGGAAACCAGACgcctcacttcctgtctgcctgTAGGCCAAACTACACAGCTCTGGGCTGCCAGTCTCCACTGCACTACATTGCAGAGCGCCGAGCCTGCACAGGAAACCCATACCTGGTGGCGTCCGCCCGCAAATCCTTCCCTTCCAAAGACGCAGCTCTCAGCTTTTATTCCGCAATCTACACAGTG ATGTACGTGACCCTGGTTTTCCGGACCAAAGGGACGCGTCTGACCAAGCCCACCCTGTGCCTGGTGCTGCTGTCTCTGGCCGTGCTGGTGGGCGTGGTGAGGGTGACTGAACACAGAAACCACTGGAATGATGTCCTGGCTGGGTTTGTCACTGGAGGGGCCATCGCTGCCTTCCTG GTGTCATGTGTGATCAACAATTTCCAGCAAACACAGATAGCAATCACGACCCCTCCACCCCCACAGCGTCGAGAGGCCCCGATCGGAATTCCTCTCCTCAGCTTGCCCCGCGTGGAGAGTCCACTCGAAAA ACTCCAGGGCTACCGTATTCTGAGATCACATGACCATCAGCCAATCCCGTCCCCCGCCCCTCCCGATGTGCTCCTCCCCTCACGGCGTTGCCTCACCAGCGCAGTCTAG
- the LOC117958000 gene encoding phospholipid phosphatase-related protein type 5-like isoform X3, translating into MFYFQLVIMAGTVLLAYYFEYTDTFPVHIQGFFCFDKAYSKPYPGPEDNSKAPPVLVYSLVTAIPTVTILIGEVTSFFVKAEGAQEKTIVAADCCYFNPLLRRIVRFLGVYSFGLFTTTIFANAGQVVTGNQTPHFLSACRPNYTALGCQSPLHYIAERRACTGNPYLVASARKSFPSKDAALSFYSAIYTVMYVTLVFRTKGTRLTKPTLCLVLLSLAVLVGVVRVTEHRNHWNDVLAGFVTGGAIAAFLVSCVINNFQQTQIAITTPPPPQRREAPIGIPLLSLPRVESPLEKLQGYRILRSHDHQPIPSPAPPDVLLPSRRCLTSAV; encoded by the exons atgttttatttccagCTGGTTATCATGGCAGGGACCGTTCTGTTGGCGTACTACTTTGAGTACACAGACACGTTCCCCGTGCACATCCAGGGTTTCTTCTGTTTCGACAAAGCCTACTCCAAGCCGTATCCaggaccagaggacaacagcaAGGCGCCGCCTGTACTTGTCTACTCCCTAGTCACCGCCATCCCCACTGTGACG ATTCTGATTGGGGAAGTGACCAGTTTCTTCGTGAAGGCAGAAGGAGCTCAGGAGAAGACCATAGTGGCCGCTGACTGCTGTTATTTCAACCCTCTCCTCCGAAGGATCGTACGTTTTCTGG gtGTCTACTCCTTTGGCCTcttcaccaccaccatcttTGCTAATGCTGGACAAGTAGTTACTGGAAACCAGACgcctcacttcctgtctgcctgTAGGCCAAACTACACAGCTCTGGGCTGCCAGTCTCCACTGCACTACATTGCAGAGCGCCGAGCCTGCACAGGAAACCCATACCTGGTGGCGTCCGCCCGCAAATCCTTCCCTTCCAAAGACGCAGCTCTCAGCTTTTATTCCGCAATCTACACAGTG ATGTACGTGACCCTGGTTTTCCGGACCAAAGGGACGCGTCTGACCAAGCCCACCCTGTGCCTGGTGCTGCTGTCTCTGGCCGTGCTGGTGGGCGTGGTGAGGGTGACTGAACACAGAAACCACTGGAATGATGTCCTGGCTGGGTTTGTCACTGGAGGGGCCATCGCTGCCTTCCTG GTGTCATGTGTGATCAACAATTTCCAGCAAACACAGATAGCAATCACGACCCCTCCACCCCCACAGCGTCGAGAGGCCCCGATCGGAATTCCTCTCCTCAGCTTGCCCCGCGTGGAGAGTCCACTCGAAAA ACTCCAGGGCTACCGTATTCTGAGATCACATGACCATCAGCCAATCCCGTCCCCCGCCCCTCCCGATGTGCTCCTCCCCTCACGGCGTTGCCTCACCAGCGCAGTCTAG